In Saccharothrix violaceirubra, the following are encoded in one genomic region:
- a CDS encoding DUF397 domain-containing protein has translation MVERWRKSSHSSGNSGGCVELACGVVERVSVRAVRDSKNPAGHELLFTAAAVERVVAALKADRVGWSRLHDGGDR, from the coding sequence ATGGTCGAGAGATGGCGGAAGTCCAGCCACTCGTCGGGGAACAGCGGCGGCTGCGTTGAACTCGCTTGCGGAGTCGTCGAGCGGGTATCCGTTCGGGCCGTCCGGGACTCGAAGAATCCGGCCGGGCACGAACTGCTGTTCACCGCCGCTGCCGTCGAACGTGTCGTCGCCGCGCTGAAGGCGGATCGCGTCGGGTGGTCGCGACTTCACGACGGAGGCGATCGATGA
- a CDS encoding DUF397 domain-containing protein has protein sequence MTTRWKKSSRSGGASNNCVEVADVGAFRDTKNRAVALVVGRPALARLLDAVRRDLLRP, from the coding sequence ATGACCACCCGGTGGAAGAAGTCGTCGCGGTCGGGTGGCGCCTCGAACAACTGCGTCGAGGTCGCCGACGTCGGTGCCTTTCGCGACACCAAGAACCGGGCCGTGGCACTGGTGGTGGGACGACCGGCTCTGGCCCGTCTGCTCGACGCCGTGCGCCGCGACCTCCTGCGGCCGTGA
- a CDS encoding DUF397 domain-containing protein, protein MSGGVGIRWGERRKPRRSQGANNCVEIAHAADLVGVWDTKHREAGPVVVGRRAWAAFLATGRKR, encoded by the coding sequence ATGAGCGGTGGGGTCGGAATCCGATGGGGTGAGCGACGGAAGCCTCGTCGCAGTCAAGGTGCGAACAACTGCGTCGAGATCGCCCATGCGGCCGACCTGGTCGGCGTCTGGGACACCAAGCACCGAGAAGCCGGACCCGTGGTCGTCGGACGCCGAGCGTGGGCCGCGTTTCTCGCGACGGGAAGGAAGCGATGA